The proteins below are encoded in one region of Acanthochromis polyacanthus isolate Apoly-LR-REF ecotype Palm Island chromosome 4, KAUST_Apoly_ChrSc, whole genome shotgun sequence:
- the LOC127533527 gene encoding NLR family CARD domain-containing protein 3-like isoform X1: MDECEDREEGVPPSKSSLCGEQENQSKAQRNPPGPGPGPGPGPGPGPGPASSCVSLKSDWSMGRFIEFKDDQPPAAEKIHQRPESSGPGPASSCVSFKSDWSKEYPPDFKEQRPAAEGVEQQNSEVPRAQSVQQHHLDSIFMLLEDNMVTFVKKELKKMQKVVSPDYPECSESQREEEEELEGDDEDERSSREMFEQITVLFLRRMKQEKLADCLQSKLAAAVCGRELKRGLKKFQRVFEGIAKAGQKTLLNEIYTELYITEGGTAEVNDEHEVRQIEAASRKADRAERSIRPEDIFRGSPGRDGPIRTVMTQGVAGIGKTVLTQKLTLDWAEDKSNQDIHFMFPLTFRELNVLKERKFSLVELVHHFFSETKAAGMCSFEDFQVVLIFDGLDECRLPLDFHNNEVLTDVTESTSVDVLLTNLIRGNLLPSARLWITTRPAAANQIPPDCVDMVMEVRGFTDPQKEEYFRKRSRDEEQASSIISHMKKSRSLHIMCHIPVFCWITATVLEELLRSREGGDLPRTLTEMFIHHLVVQTKVMKVKYDGGAETDPHWSPDSRRMIESLGKLAFEQLQKGNLIFYESDLTECGIDLRAASKYSGVFTQIFKEERGLYQDKVFCFVHLSVQEFLAALHVHQTFINSGINLLEEQQLTTSRWSKLFQSKSACFYQRAVDEALQSPNGQLDLFLRFLLGLSLPTNQNLLRGLLTQTGSLSQTNQETVEYIKKKISENVSAERSINLFHCLNELKDVSLVEEIQQSLRSGHLSTDKLSPAQWSALGFILLSSEEHLDVFDLKKYSASEEVLLRLLPVVKASKKVLLSGCNLSERSCGALSSVLSSQSSSVTELDLTNNNLQDSGVESLSAGLESPHCKLEALRLSGCNLSERSCGALSSVLSSQSSSVTELDLTNNNLQDSGVESLSAGLESPHCKLEALRSGLINLFS, encoded by the exons atggatgagtgtgaggacagagaggagggagtccctccctctaaaagctctctgtgtggggaacaggagaaccagagcaaagctcagag gaatccacctggacctggacctggacctggacctggacctggacctggacctggacctgcatccagctgtgtgtccttaaAGAGCGACTGGTCGATGGGTCGCTTCATTGAATTTAAAGATGATCaacctcctgctgcagagaa AATCCATCAGAGACCAGAGTcctctggacctggacctgcatccagctgtgtgtcctttaaGAGTGACTGGTCTAAGGAATATCCTCCTGATTTTAAAGAACAACGTCCTGCTGCAGAGGG agtggagcagcagaactcagaggttcccagagctcagtctgtccagcagcatcacctggactccatattcatg ctgctggaggacaacatggtgacttttgtgaagaaggagctgaagaagatgcagaaggttgtgagtccagattacccagaatgctcagagagtcagagggaggaggaggaggagttggagggtgatgatgaagatgagaggagcagcagagagatgtttgagcagatcacagtgttgttcctgaggaggatgaagcaggagaagctggctgactgtctgcagagca aacttgctgctgcagtttgtggacGTGAACTTAAACGTGGTctgaagaagttccagagagtgtttgagggcatcgctaaagcaggacagaagaccctcctgaatgagatctacacagagctgtacatcacagagggagggactgcagaggtcaatgatgaacatgaggtcagacagattgaagcagcatccaggaaagcagacagagcagaaagaagcatcagaccAGAGGACATCTTtagaggctcacctggaagagatggaccaatcagaacagtgatgacacagggagtggctggcatcgggaaaacagtgttaacacagaagttgactctggactgggctgaagacaaaagcaaccaggacatccacttcatgtttccattgactttcagagagctgaatgtgctgaaagagagaaagttcagtttggtggaacttgttcatcacttcttcagtgaaaccaaagcagcaggaatgtgcagctttgaagacttccaggttgtgttgatctttgacggtctggatgagtgtcgccttcctctggacttccacaacaatgaagtcctgactgatgttacagagtccacctcagtggatgtgctgctgacaaacctgatcagggggaatctgcttccctctgctcgcctctggataaccacacgacctgcagcagccaatcagatccctcctgactgtgtggacatggtgatggaggtcagagggttcaccgacccacagaaggaggagtacttcaggaagagatccagagatgaggagcaggccagcagcatcatctcccacatgaagaagtcacgaagcctccacatcatgtgccacatcccagtgttctgctggatcactgctacagttctggaggagctgctgagaagcagagagggaggagatctgcccagaaccctgactgagatgttcatccaccacctggtggttcagaccaaagtcatgaaggtcaagtatgatggaggagctgagacagatccacactggagtccagacagcaggaggatgattgagtctctgggaaaactggcttttgagcagctgcagaaaggaaacctgatcttctatgagtccgacctgacagagtgtggcatcgatttGAGAGCAGCCTCAaagtactcaggagtgttcacacagatctttaaagaggagagaggactgtaccaggacaaggtgttctgcttcgtccatctgagcgttcaggagtttctggctgctcttcatgtccatcagaccttcatcaactctggaatcaacctgctgGAAGAACAACAACTAACAACATCTCGTTGGTCTAAACTGTTTCAGAGTAAATCAGCATgtttctaccagagagctgtggacgaggccttgcagagtccaaacggacaactggacttgttcctgcgcttcctcctgggtctgtcactgccgaccaatcagaatctcctacgaggcctgctgacacagacaggaagtctctcacagaccaatcaggaaacagtggagtacatcaagaagaagatcagtgagaacgtgtctgcagagagaagcatcaatctgttccactgtctgaatgaactgaaggatgtttctctagtggaggagatccaacagtccctgagatcaggacatctgtccacagataaactgtctcctgctcagtggtcagctctgggcttcatcttactgtcatcagaagaacatctggacgtgtttgacctgaagaaatactctgcttcagaggaggttcttctgaggctgctgccagtggtcaaagcctccaagaaagttct actgagtggctgtaatctgtcagagagaagctgtggagctctgtcctcagtcctcagctcccagtcctccagtgtgacagagctggacctgactaacaacaacctgcaggattcag
- the LOC127533527 gene encoding protein NLRC3-like isoform X2, which yields MDECEDREEGVPPSKSSLCGEQENQSKAQRNPPGPGPGPGPGPGPGPGPASSCVSLKSDWSMGRFIEFKDDQPPAAEKIHQRPESSGPGPASSCVSFKSDWSKEYPPDFKEQRPAAEGVEQQNSEVPRAQSVQQHHLDSIFMLLEDNMVTFVKKELKKMQKVVSPDYPECSESQREEEEELEGDDEDERSSREMFEQITVLFLRRMKQEKLADCLQSKLAAAVCGRELKRGLKKFQRVFEGIAKAGQKTLLNEIYTELYITEGGTAEVNDEHEVRQIEAASRKADRAERSIRPEDIFRGSPGRDGPIRTVMTQGVAGIGKTVLTQKLTLDWAEDKSNQDIHFMFPLTFRELNVLKERKFSLVELVHHFFSETKAAGMCSFEDFQVVLIFDGLDECRLPLDFHNNEVLTDVTESTSVDVLLTNLIRGNLLPSARLWITTRPAAANQIPPDCVDMVMEVRGFTDPQKEEYFRKRSRDEEQASSIISHMKKSRSLHIMCHIPVFCWITATVLEELLRSREGGDLPRTLTEMFIHHLVVQTKVMKVKYDGGAETDPHWSPDSRRMIESLGKLAFEQLQKGNLIFYESDLTECGIDLRAASKYSGVFTQIFKEERGLYQDKVFCFVHLSVQEFLAALHVHQTFINSGINLLEEQQLTTSRWSKLFQSKSACFYQRAVDEALQSPNGQLDLFLRFLLGLSLPTNQNLLRGLLTQTGSLSQTNQETVEYIKKKISENVSAERSINLFHCLNELKDVSLVEEIQQSLRSGHLSTDKLSPAQWSALGFILLSSEEHLDVFDLKKYSASEEVLLRLLPVVKASKKVLLSGCNLSERSCGALSSVLSSQSSSVTELDLTNNNLQDSGVESLSAGLESPHCKLEALRSGLINLFS from the exons atggatgagtgtgaggacagagaggagggagtccctccctctaaaagctctctgtgtggggaacaggagaaccagagcaaagctcagag gaatccacctggacctggacctggacctggacctggacctggacctggacctggacctgcatccagctgtgtgtccttaaAGAGCGACTGGTCGATGGGTCGCTTCATTGAATTTAAAGATGATCaacctcctgctgcagagaa AATCCATCAGAGACCAGAGTcctctggacctggacctgcatccagctgtgtgtcctttaaGAGTGACTGGTCTAAGGAATATCCTCCTGATTTTAAAGAACAACGTCCTGCTGCAGAGGG agtggagcagcagaactcagaggttcccagagctcagtctgtccagcagcatcacctggactccatattcatg ctgctggaggacaacatggtgacttttgtgaagaaggagctgaagaagatgcagaaggttgtgagtccagattacccagaatgctcagagagtcagagggaggaggaggaggagttggagggtgatgatgaagatgagaggagcagcagagagatgtttgagcagatcacagtgttgttcctgaggaggatgaagcaggagaagctggctgactgtctgcagagca aacttgctgctgcagtttgtggacGTGAACTTAAACGTGGTctgaagaagttccagagagtgtttgagggcatcgctaaagcaggacagaagaccctcctgaatgagatctacacagagctgtacatcacagagggagggactgcagaggtcaatgatgaacatgaggtcagacagattgaagcagcatccaggaaagcagacagagcagaaagaagcatcagaccAGAGGACATCTTtagaggctcacctggaagagatggaccaatcagaacagtgatgacacagggagtggctggcatcgggaaaacagtgttaacacagaagttgactctggactgggctgaagacaaaagcaaccaggacatccacttcatgtttccattgactttcagagagctgaatgtgctgaaagagagaaagttcagtttggtggaacttgttcatcacttcttcagtgaaaccaaagcagcaggaatgtgcagctttgaagacttccaggttgtgttgatctttgacggtctggatgagtgtcgccttcctctggacttccacaacaatgaagtcctgactgatgttacagagtccacctcagtggatgtgctgctgacaaacctgatcagggggaatctgcttccctctgctcgcctctggataaccacacgacctgcagcagccaatcagatccctcctgactgtgtggacatggtgatggaggtcagagggttcaccgacccacagaaggaggagtacttcaggaagagatccagagatgaggagcaggccagcagcatcatctcccacatgaagaagtcacgaagcctccacatcatgtgccacatcccagtgttctgctggatcactgctacagttctggaggagctgctgagaagcagagagggaggagatctgcccagaaccctgactgagatgttcatccaccacctggtggttcagaccaaagtcatgaaggtcaagtatgatggaggagctgagacagatccacactggagtccagacagcaggaggatgattgagtctctgggaaaactggcttttgagcagctgcagaaaggaaacctgatcttctatgagtccgacctgacagagtgtggcatcgatttGAGAGCAGCCTCAaagtactcaggagtgttcacacagatctttaaagaggagagaggactgtaccaggacaaggtgttctgcttcgtccatctgagcgttcaggagtttctggctgctcttcatgtccatcagaccttcatcaactctggaatcaacctgctgGAAGAACAACAACTAACAACATCTCGTTGGTCTAAACTGTTTCAGAGTAAATCAGCATgtttctaccagagagctgtggacgaggccttgcagagtccaaacggacaactggacttgttcctgcgcttcctcctgggtctgtcactgccgaccaatcagaatctcctacgaggcctgctgacacagacaggaagtctctcacagaccaatcaggaaacagtggagtacatcaagaagaagatcagtgagaacgtgtctgcagagagaagcatcaatctgttccactgtctgaatgaactgaaggatgtttctctagtggaggagatccaacagtccctgagatcaggacatctgtccacagataaactgtctcctgctcagtggtcagctctgggcttcatcttactgtcatcagaagaacatctggacgtgtttgacctgaagaaatactctgcttcagaggaggttcttctgaggctgctgccagtggtcaaagcctccaagaaagttct